A window of the Streptomyces griseochromogenes genome harbors these coding sequences:
- a CDS encoding AraC family transcriptional regulator, protein MDVLSDLLHRARARNALVRQLIQRPPWSLTFAEAPALTVVTTLAGHACVRFDDPGTAPVHLAAKDIALITGSGRYTIADAPSTPPQVVIHGRTKHVIQGDDAAPGMRRSLAPRTYGDGLPGATIMLRGAYELRGDVGERLLGMLPPLAVVPSGPGTRAALDLLATEVARDEPGQDAVLDRALDLLLVLALRAWCAGPDRAPVWYQALADPAIGDALGLLHEDPAHRWTVAELAARVGMSRAAFAARFTALVGEPPLTYLTGWRMALGADLLRDTEATVAAVAHEVGYEDPFAFSVAFKRTRGVSPSIWRRRAR, encoded by the coding sequence GTGGATGTCCTGAGTGACCTGCTGCACCGGGCCCGTGCCAGGAACGCGTTGGTCAGACAGCTGATCCAGCGTCCTCCGTGGTCGCTGACCTTCGCCGAGGCCCCGGCGCTCACGGTCGTGACCACGCTCGCCGGGCACGCCTGCGTCCGGTTCGACGACCCGGGCACGGCACCCGTACATCTCGCGGCGAAAGACATCGCCCTCATCACCGGCTCCGGCCGGTACACGATCGCCGACGCCCCCTCCACCCCACCCCAGGTCGTGATCCACGGGCGAACGAAGCACGTCATCCAAGGGGATGACGCGGCGCCGGGCATGCGCCGGAGCCTGGCGCCCCGCACCTACGGTGACGGTCTGCCCGGGGCCACGATCATGCTGCGGGGCGCCTACGAACTCCGCGGCGATGTGGGAGAGCGCCTGCTGGGCATGCTCCCACCGCTGGCAGTCGTGCCCTCCGGGCCAGGGACACGGGCGGCGCTGGATCTCCTCGCCACCGAGGTCGCCCGCGACGAACCCGGTCAGGACGCCGTCCTCGACCGGGCGCTGGATCTCCTGCTCGTGCTGGCCCTGCGCGCATGGTGCGCCGGACCGGACCGAGCGCCCGTCTGGTACCAGGCGCTGGCCGATCCCGCGATCGGCGACGCGCTGGGCCTGCTGCACGAGGATCCCGCCCATCGATGGACCGTCGCCGAGCTGGCCGCCCGGGTCGGCATGTCCCGCGCCGCTTTCGCCGCTCGCTTCACCGCACTCGTCGGTGAACCCCCGCTCACCTACCTCACCGGCTGGCGGATGGCCCTGGGAGCGGACCTGCTCCGTGACACCGAGGCGACCGTCGCCGCCGTGGCCCACGAGGTGGGGTACGAGGATCCCTTCGCTTTCAGCGTGGCCTTCAAGCGCACCCGAGGCGTCAGCCCCTCGATCTGGCGCCGTCGGGCGCGGTGA
- a CDS encoding NAD(P)H-binding protein — MKNILVLGGTGKTGRRIARRLRAAGRPVRTVSRTSGDTPLDLDDPTSWGPALDGVTAAYLVEPDLRMSTDRQARIPRFVNEAVTMGVRRLVLLSAPRAGEEDHPLHTAEQAVRGSGVEWAVLRPNWFSQNFSEGPWLSGILGGTLTLPTGDGRTPFVDAEDIAAVAASALTEDRHSGQTYELTGPRAISFGEAAGLIADATGRTIRHVDVAPDAFIEHQLAAGASPDVARLLTEVLVAIGSGSQATLSDDVERALGRPPRSFEDFVTEAAASGSWH, encoded by the coding sequence ATGAAGAACATCCTTGTCCTCGGCGGCACCGGCAAGACCGGTCGCCGTATCGCCCGGCGCCTGAGGGCTGCCGGCCGGCCGGTCCGCACGGTGTCCCGCACCAGCGGGGACACCCCCCTGGACCTGGACGACCCGACGAGTTGGGGGCCCGCGCTCGACGGGGTCACCGCCGCCTACCTCGTGGAGCCCGACCTGCGGATGAGCACGGACCGTCAGGCACGCATCCCCCGGTTCGTGAACGAGGCGGTGACGATGGGCGTGCGGCGACTGGTGCTGCTGTCCGCCCCGCGCGCCGGTGAGGAGGATCATCCTTTGCACACCGCCGAACAGGCCGTACGTGGTTCCGGCGTCGAGTGGGCCGTCCTTCGCCCGAACTGGTTCTCGCAGAACTTCAGCGAAGGCCCCTGGCTGTCCGGGATCCTCGGCGGAACCCTCACCCTGCCCACCGGCGACGGGCGTACGCCATTCGTCGACGCCGAGGACATCGCAGCGGTCGCCGCATCGGCGCTGACCGAAGACCGTCACAGCGGCCAGACCTACGAGCTGACCGGCCCTCGGGCGATCAGCTTCGGCGAAGCGGCCGGTCTCATCGCCGACGCCACCGGCCGTACGATCCGACACGTCGACGTCGCCCCGGACGCATTCATCGAGCACCAGCTCGCGGCAGGCGCCTCACCCGACGTCGCGCGACTGCTCACCGAGGTCCTCGTGGCCATCGGCAGCGGCTCGCAGGCCACGCTCTCCGACGACGTGGAACGCGCTCTCGGCCGACCACCCAGGTCCTTCGAGGACTTCGTCACCGAGGCTGCCGCTTCCGGCTCCTGGCACTGA
- a CDS encoding class I SAM-dependent methyltransferase, whose product MSVQQYDEIGEAFEGFKSLPLMRYGEVPSFLGMVGDVRGKSVLDLACGTGFYSREFKRRGATDVFGVDISVEMIAAALEIERRDPLGVRYEVGDVSELRPLDRRFDIAVGVQCLNYAEDITEMERMCRNIQRSLVPGGEFFVFAQKPDYRFDCASLDTYGFRCEPTGEEIETGPRVRVTALLDPQPISIVSAVPRREVYEECLRGAGFSEVKWVPLQVAEAGIREFGEDFWADLLAHPPLEMLRCRA is encoded by the coding sequence GTGAGCGTGCAGCAGTACGACGAGATCGGTGAGGCATTCGAGGGGTTCAAGTCCCTGCCGCTGATGCGATACGGGGAGGTGCCGAGCTTCCTGGGCATGGTCGGGGACGTGCGCGGGAAGTCGGTTCTCGACCTGGCGTGCGGCACCGGTTTCTACAGCAGGGAGTTCAAGCGGCGCGGCGCCACGGACGTCTTTGGTGTCGACATCTCCGTCGAGATGATCGCCGCCGCGCTGGAGATCGAGCGACGTGACCCGCTGGGTGTGCGCTACGAGGTCGGTGACGTGTCCGAACTGCGGCCTCTCGACCGGCGTTTCGACATCGCGGTGGGAGTGCAGTGCCTCAACTACGCCGAGGACATCACGGAGATGGAGCGGATGTGCCGCAACATCCAACGGAGCCTGGTGCCGGGTGGAGAGTTCTTCGTATTCGCCCAGAAGCCCGACTACCGGTTCGACTGTGCGTCCCTGGACACGTACGGGTTCCGCTGCGAGCCGACCGGCGAGGAGATCGAGACGGGTCCGCGGGTGCGGGTCACGGCTCTCCTCGACCCGCAGCCGATCAGCATCGTCTCCGCGGTCCCGCGCCGCGAGGTCTATGAGGAGTGTCTGCGAGGGGCCGGGTTCAGTGAGGTGAAGTGGGTTCCGCTGCAGGTGGCCGAAGCCGGCATCCGTGAGTTCGGCGAGGACTTCTGGGCGGACCTCCTCGCGCACCCGCCGCTGGAGATGCTGCGCTGCCGTGCCTGA
- a CDS encoding polyprenyl synthetase family protein: MDTYLLRLVEEESAQLLRVSTDLAPLCEQLRGSLAQGKRLRAAFLYWGWRAAGQPDCDGIIRAAAAMELVHAAACTHDDIIDDSLVRHGMPTAHAAFADRALDRGDGHGRDRPVALAMMLGDLLMGYAGQVFATCGLPGAFIARTVPLWSALLRETVAGQFLEVLRTGDGVPQVTESLEVARYKTAKYTVERPLHLGATLGGGSERLLDAFTAYGLPLGEAFQLRDDLLGTFGDPALTGKPNLDDLRDGKPTALMALTVSLVSEDDRQTLTKTVGRPDLDEGEAAHVRRLMETSGACREVEDMITQRLAQAHRALETVPLPRATYTALRELATTSANRPL; the protein is encoded by the coding sequence GTGGACACCTATCTCCTGCGCCTGGTGGAGGAAGAGTCGGCCCAGTTACTCAGGGTCTCGACCGATCTGGCCCCGCTGTGCGAACAGCTGCGCGGCTCCCTGGCACAGGGGAAGCGGCTGCGCGCCGCGTTCCTCTACTGGGGGTGGCGGGCCGCCGGGCAGCCGGACTGCGACGGCATCATCCGCGCGGCGGCGGCCATGGAGCTGGTGCACGCGGCGGCGTGCACGCACGACGACATCATCGACGACAGTCTCGTACGCCACGGCATGCCCACGGCCCACGCCGCCTTCGCCGACCGGGCCCTGGACCGCGGAGACGGACACGGGCGAGACAGGCCCGTGGCCCTGGCGATGATGCTGGGCGACCTCCTCATGGGCTACGCAGGCCAGGTCTTCGCCACGTGCGGACTGCCCGGAGCGTTCATCGCGCGCACGGTGCCCCTGTGGTCGGCTCTGCTGCGCGAAACCGTGGCGGGCCAGTTCCTGGAGGTGCTGCGCACGGGCGACGGGGTGCCGCAGGTCACGGAATCGCTGGAAGTGGCCCGGTACAAGACCGCCAAGTACACGGTCGAACGTCCGCTGCACCTGGGCGCGACACTGGGCGGCGGCTCGGAGCGGCTGCTTGATGCCTTCACCGCGTACGGACTCCCGCTGGGCGAGGCGTTCCAGCTGAGGGACGACCTGCTGGGCACCTTCGGCGACCCGGCCCTGACCGGCAAACCCAACCTCGACGACCTGCGGGACGGCAAACCCACCGCGCTCATGGCCCTCACCGTCTCCTTGGTCTCCGAGGACGATCGGCAGACTCTGACCAAGACGGTGGGCCGCCCGGATCTCGACGAGGGCGAAGCGGCGCACGTACGGCGGCTCATGGAGACCAGCGGCGCCTGCCGGGAGGTCGAAGACATGATCACCCAACGGCTGGCGCAGGCACACCGGGCACTGGAGACCGTCCCCCTGCCCCGTGCCACGTACACGGCGCTGCGAGAACTGGCGACGACATCGGCCAACCGCCCCCTCTGA
- a CDS encoding oxygenase MpaB family protein: MTTPTTSRYTEATLAALRRQGDPLADETVAAMFEQGEVKDFNTLMRFFSTAGSRLPEGLPASAASFLQTTGMPPSWADWDVMERARLFFMDNAAHINTGLSFAAMPATYAIPRVARLLASTHSMDYPSRRMANTGQFVTYLMQTNAFEEGSKFIPAAQKVRLLHAAIRHHLTHSDTWDVAQDGVPLCQEDMIGGQICFSILVLDAMHRLGIHMSEEGAEAYFYAWRVVGAILGCDMEAAPRNLTEAREYADLYLLRNLGPSDDGVRLNQQLVKLYEDVVPGTLFDPIVSATIRFLVGDTIGDWLQLPRTPWDTVAKAVPHILNVLETIEDSSPLGEWALDKAGSLLTAFELASLTRGRVMQYAIPEELKPEYGVRSQRSRTHRWTPPASTVV; encoded by the coding sequence ATGACCACCCCCACCACCTCCCGCTACACCGAGGCGACGCTTGCCGCTCTGCGCCGGCAGGGCGACCCACTGGCGGACGAGACCGTGGCCGCTATGTTCGAACAAGGAGAAGTCAAGGACTTCAACACCCTCATGCGCTTCTTCAGCACTGCGGGAAGCCGCCTGCCCGAAGGGCTTCCGGCCTCCGCCGCCTCCTTCCTCCAGACCACCGGCATGCCTCCCTCCTGGGCGGACTGGGACGTGATGGAACGCGCCCGGCTGTTCTTCATGGACAACGCCGCGCACATCAACACCGGCCTGTCCTTCGCCGCGATGCCGGCCACGTACGCCATCCCCCGCGTGGCCCGGCTGCTGGCCTCGACGCACTCGATGGACTACCCCTCGCGCCGCATGGCGAACACCGGCCAGTTCGTCACGTACCTCATGCAGACCAATGCCTTCGAGGAGGGCAGCAAGTTCATCCCGGCCGCCCAGAAGGTCCGGCTGCTGCACGCCGCGATCCGCCACCACCTGACCCACTCCGACACCTGGGACGTGGCGCAGGACGGCGTGCCTCTGTGCCAGGAGGACATGATCGGCGGTCAGATCTGCTTCTCCATCCTCGTCCTGGACGCGATGCACCGTCTGGGCATCCACATGAGCGAGGAGGGCGCGGAGGCGTACTTCTACGCCTGGAGGGTCGTCGGCGCGATCCTGGGCTGCGACATGGAGGCGGCCCCCAGGAACCTCACGGAAGCACGCGAGTACGCCGACCTCTACCTGCTGCGCAACCTCGGCCCGTCGGATGACGGCGTACGCCTCAACCAGCAGTTGGTGAAGCTGTACGAGGACGTGGTCCCCGGCACCCTGTTCGACCCGATCGTCTCCGCCACCATCCGCTTCCTGGTCGGCGACACCATCGGCGACTGGCTCCAGTTGCCCCGCACCCCCTGGGACACGGTGGCCAAGGCGGTCCCGCACATTCTGAACGTCCTGGAGACCATCGAGGACAGCAGCCCGCTGGGCGAATGGGCACTCGACAAGGCGGGCAGCCTCCTGACCGCCTTCGAGCTGGCCTCCCTCACCCGCGGCCGGGTCATGCAGTACGCGATCCCGGAGGAGCTGAAGCCGGAGTACGGCGTCCGTTCCCAGCGGTCCCGTACCCACCGCTGGACGCCCCCGGCGTCGACGGTGGTCTGA
- a CDS encoding dihydrofolate reductase family protein produces the protein MDAKTPQNTVVTPAASSGDTERRTAGGKVLWHFTMSLDGFVAGPNHAMDWMTGFSFRPGLIEEYVRTTGAVLGGRDGWDAHPDAGTIYGGAWQGPLFVLTHHPEDARPASGVTFLHCDVSEAVRIGLEAADGKNLEVFSPTIGRQLLERGLIDEIDLHIVPVLLGEGIRLFDNPGGIPVRLESLDDDRSAAVNVRYRPLTTS, from the coding sequence ATGGACGCCAAGACCCCCCAGAACACCGTCGTCACGCCCGCCGCGTCGTCGGGGGACACGGAACGCCGAACGGCTGGGGGAAAGGTCCTCTGGCACTTCACCATGTCGCTGGACGGGTTCGTGGCAGGGCCGAACCATGCGATGGACTGGATGACGGGCTTCTCGTTCCGGCCCGGCCTCATCGAGGAATACGTCCGGACGACCGGCGCCGTGCTGGGCGGTCGGGACGGCTGGGACGCCCACCCCGATGCCGGCACCATCTATGGCGGTGCGTGGCAGGGCCCGCTGTTCGTCCTCACACACCACCCTGAAGACGCGCGGCCCGCCAGCGGAGTGACGTTCTTGCACTGCGACGTGTCCGAGGCGGTGCGGATCGGGCTGGAGGCGGCCGACGGCAAGAATCTCGAGGTCTTCTCGCCCACGATCGGCCGGCAACTCCTGGAGCGCGGGCTGATCGACGAGATCGATCTGCACATCGTGCCGGTGCTGCTCGGTGAAGGAATCCGGCTGTTCGACAATCCCGGCGGCATCCCCGTCCGGCTTGAGTCACTCGACGACGATCGATCGGCGGCAGTCAACGTGCGGTATCGCCCGCTCACGACGAGCTGA
- a CDS encoding SDR family oxidoreductase: protein MSGIDGKVVAITGASSGIGEATALLLAGQGARLVLGARRSERLADLVARIEKAGGTAVQTRTDVTRRDDLHALVTLAAERFGRLDVLISNAGAGTISPLDDLRVDEWDHMVDVNIKGVLHGIGAALPVFRAQGTGHFITTASTAAFRIMPAMAVYAGTKFAVRAICEGLRQEAGDSLRVTTVSPGMIGTEFAEASTNQQVRAQITEARDRIAIPPEAIAQAIAFAIAQPATVDVNEIVVRPTAQS from the coding sequence GTGTCGGGAATCGACGGCAAGGTCGTGGCGATCACGGGCGCCAGCAGCGGTATCGGCGAGGCGACCGCGCTCCTGCTTGCCGGACAGGGCGCGCGACTCGTGCTGGGCGCCCGCCGATCCGAGCGTCTCGCGGACCTGGTGGCCCGCATCGAGAAGGCGGGTGGCACGGCCGTGCAGACCCGCACCGACGTGACCCGGCGGGACGACCTGCACGCCCTGGTCACGCTGGCTGCCGAGCGATTCGGTCGTCTCGACGTGCTGATCAGCAACGCCGGGGCGGGAACGATCTCGCCCCTCGACGATCTGCGCGTCGACGAGTGGGACCACATGGTCGACGTCAACATCAAGGGGGTACTGCACGGGATCGGCGCCGCACTGCCGGTCTTCCGGGCGCAGGGCACCGGCCACTTCATCACCACTGCCTCCACCGCCGCGTTCCGCATCATGCCGGCGATGGCGGTCTACGCCGGTACGAAGTTCGCGGTGCGGGCCATCTGCGAAGGACTGCGCCAGGAAGCCGGGGACTCCCTGCGGGTGACCACCGTCTCGCCCGGCATGATCGGTACCGAGTTCGCCGAGGCATCAACCAATCAGCAGGTCAGAGCGCAGATTACGGAGGCCAGGGACCGTATCGCGATCCCGCCCGAGGCCATCGCTCAAGCCATCGCGTTCGCCATCGCGCAGCCCGCCACCGTCGACGTGAACGAGATCGTCGTACGGCCCACCGCCCAGAGCTGA